The Oceanispirochaeta sp. M1 DNA segment GCACGCCATATACAAAGGAACGGAGGCCACTATGAAAAGTTTATTTTATGTCGGGATGGATGTCCACAAGGATTCAATATCAATCGCTGTTTTAAGAGACAATAATAAAAATGTCGAATTTGAAAGACAGATCAGAAATGAGCCTGCAAGAATTAAGAAGTTTTTTAACAAGTATAAAGATGAAAGTCTCATATGCTGTTATGAAGCTGGTCCTACAGGTTTCGCTCTTTATCGGCAACTGGAAGAAATGAATATTACCTGCTATGTAGCAGCACCATCTCTTCTACCTCGAAAACCAGGTGATCGAATTAAAACTGATAAAAGAGATGCACTGATGCTGGCAAAAGTCCTTAGAAATCAAGAAATAGTCAGTGTATATGTACCTAGCACTTCTGATGAAGCAAAAATTGATCTATTGAAAGATAAAATAGATGAGATTGCAGCAGAGGCAAGGTATGTAGAAAAAGTATCAAAGTTGAGATGCTTTAAAGGTATTGATACATTGACAGCATTAACATTTATAGCCGAAATTGGTGATTTCAGAAGATTCAGAAAGGCACAGAATTTTATGTCCTATCTGGGGCTTGTACCATCAGAGCGATCCAGTGGTAATCAAAGACGACTAGGAAGTATTACAAAAGCGGGTAATTCCAGATTGCGGAAGTTATTAATTGAATCAAGCTGGCATTACAAACATTACGGTCCTTCTAAAACTCTCAAGATGCGGAGGAAAGGACAAGATTGTGAGATTGTAGCTTATGCGGATAAAGCAGGATGGAGATTGAATAAGAAATTCAAAAAGTTAAATTATAGAGGTAAAGTGAGTCAAAAAATTGTCACAGCAATTGCTAGAAAATTATCTGGTTTTATATGGGGTATGATGCTTGGAAATACTGATTCTATTACAGCAGCACAATAGTTCTTTTAATAAATAAATTATCTGGGAAGAAGGATGGATAGAGAAGCTATAGCGATAAAGGTGAATCCTTGGTAAAAACTTGAGGCAATAAGTCTATTGATCCTCGACTATAGACAGAGGAAGCACCCGACGAAATCATTGGCCTGTGGTAATCAATCCACGTATATCAGAGTGGTCTATCGCCACATAATCTGCTTCTCTATCTTTTCTTCTATCCGGTTAAATCAGGAGGCTGTTATTGAAAGAAAAAACAGAACTTGACAAGGGTCACAACATATCATTTTTTTCAACTAATGTGGAAATTCTTCCATATTTAAGACTGTCGACAATGAATTATGTTTAACGTTCTATCTTCACTACTTGAATCTGTAAAAAGGATCATCTTCTCCAACTGGAAAGATATTATTTAAATAAATCAAATTAAAAGATATGAGTGTTTCCAAAAGGCACACAGATAGCTATACTTAATATATGGGAAAGTTATTCAACTGGAATGATAATAAAAATGCTCATCTTATTAAGGAAAGGAGTATTTCTTTTGAGGAAGTAGTTTTCTGCATCCAAAATGGAGGAATCCTGGATAAGGTTGAGCATCCTAATAAAGAGAAATACCCGAATCAGAATATATATGTTGTTCTTGTAAATGATTATGTATATTTAGTTCCTTATGTTGAAAACGATGATGAGATCTTTCTGAAAACGATAATTCCCAGTAGAAAGGCGAAGAAACAATATCTAGGAGGATCAGAATGAACCTTGATGAATATGAAAATGAAATACTTGAGGAGTATGAAGCCGGAAATTTGAGTTCTATCGGCATTAACGATAGCGAGAAAAAACACTTATCAGAAGTTGCTGCAAATACCTTAAAAAAGAATAAAAGGGTAAATATTCGCTTATCTGAGCATGATCTGAAGGCGATTCAAAGTAAGGCTCTTCAGGAAGGGCTACCGTATCAAACTCTGATATCCAGTTTGATTCATAAATACACCAATGGATTACTAATTGATAAGTCCAGAACTGCTTAGATTATTGACGCCGATATCGACGCCTTTATTATATGAATCCAGAAGCTTTATATGGAAAACTTACTACATAGCAGCTTCTTATGTGCTACGATACAGCACTATATGTACTGCATAATGGGACTGTACAAGTTCAAGTCCTTGTGGACCCAATTAAGACACTCATTGCGAGTGTCTTTTTTTTTGGTTAAAATCCTTTCGGGGATAGGGATTAATCAAACGTAAGTAAAATATCTGTTTACTAAATTTTCTGACACTGATATCGACGCTCTTATTTTATGAACCTAGAAGGCTTATATGGCAAGCTTACTACATAAGCAACTCTTTCGCGCTACGATACAGCTGCATAGGATATTGCTCAAGTTCGTGTCCTTGTGGACCCATTTCGGGGAGATACACTAAGCTATGTAAAATGAGTGATAGGGATTATAACATGTGGAGGGCATCCTATCGTTTTTTAGACTTCAACCGGATTTATTCACTGCTTCAGTAATAACGGTTGGCATTCCCTAGTTCTATGGACAATTTCAACCTAACGTAATAGATTTATTTCATATTATAAGAAAGATTCCTGCCATATCTACTTTGTTAGCAGAATGGGTCCTGACTCCTTGACCGAACGGATTACAAAGCGGCTGTCTATGGTATTTATCAGGTCCAGCTTCTGAAGCCTCCGTACCCATTTCTCATAGGCTTCGTTGTCAAGGCATATCACCCTAAGCATGTAATCGAAGTCACCGGATACTGTAAAACAGTCAGTTACCTCCGGCATGTTTTCAACCGCTGATTCAAAACTTTCCACAATAGTTTCGCTGTGGCGGCTGAGACGGATTTGGGCAATTACCTGTACCCCAATGCCGAGCTTCTTCAGGTTAAGGGAAGCATGCACTCCAGTGATATATCCGTCAGAGTACAGATGTCTGATTCTACGTGCACAAGGAGATGGGGAGAGCCCTACTTTTTCTCCAATATCTATAGCAGTCAATTTACCGTTCTCCTGCAGTATATGAAGGATACTGATATCAGTCTTGTCCAATTCAAAATAGCTCATCATGCTAATTATGATATGTTTATTAGCATGATATATCAAGATTATAAAGTACTAGAGGTATTTCTGCCACCAAAAGCTCTCTAATTACATATATAATAACAACTGTACAATTTCAATGGTCTTAATTAGTGGATAGTTTATTAGTGAAAACATTCTGATCGAAAGGGGTTTTTAATGGAAACGAAAAGATTTACAGATCCGGCCACAGCAATTCAGCGTTTAAAACAATTTGGGGAGTTTGGAGGTGTAAATCCATCGATAACAGATTCGGCAACCTATACCTTTTTAGATGAAAAGACAATGATTGATGCATTTAACGGTGATGCGGCTGGCTGCTTTTTATATTCCAGGCATTGGAACCCAAGTAACAAGTATCTTGCCGAGGCACTTGCCGCTATGGAAGGAACAGAATCAGCCTGGGTAACGGCTTCCGGAATGGCGGCGATTACAACTTCAATCCTTCAACTTGTTAACAGTGGTGATCACATAATAACAAGTGTCACAACATACGGGGGTACCTATGCATTTTTGGCAAACTACCTTAAGAAATTTAATATTGAAGTAACTTTTGTAAATATAAGCGATTTGGAAAGTATCAGAAAATCTGTCAAAGAGAACACTAAATTAATCTATACCGAGAGTATGACAAATCCGATGCTTCAGGTCTCAAATATCCCAGAACTATCTAAAATTGCCAAATCTAATGGCATCAAGCTGGTTGTGGATAATACCTTTACCCCCATGATCCTTTCTCCCTTCATACTTGGTGCTGATATTGTCGTTTACAGCATGACCAAGTTTATTAACGGTAAAAATGATGCTGTGGCGGGAGCAATATGTGCATCTGAAGATTTTATCAATGAAATCAGCAATGTTAACGATGGTACGGCAATGCTTCTCGGCCCGGTTTTGGATCCGCTCAGGTCTTCCAATATTCTGAAAAACATCAATACATTGCATATCAGAATGCAGAAGCACAGTGAAAATGCAAAGTACCTTGCTCATAGATTTAAAGAGATTGGACTGAAATCTAATTATCCCGGTCTTCCTGAGCACCCCGATCATGGGCTGCTGACTTCAATGATGAATATGGACTTCGGGTATGGAGGAATGATTGCAATTGATCTCGAAACTCCTGAAAGAGCTGCACCTTTTCTGGAGATGATGCAGGAGCGGGGAGTGGGATATCATGCTGTCAGCCTCGGTTACTTCAAGACACTGTTTTCCAATTCAGGACGGAGTACATCTTCTGAGGTACCCCAGGTCCTTCAGGATGAAATGGGATTATCCCCGGGCTTGATCCGTTTTTCTGTTGGACTTGACCATGATATTGAAGCTACTTACAAACTGATTAAATCCTGTCTCGACGATCTGGGATTAGTGTAAGATTTTCCTTATTCAGTATTATGAAAAGAAAATATTATTAACAATCTGACAGTTTCAGGAAAATCAGATTCTTTAATACTGTTTACATCAAAAAAGTTCAAGTCAATAAGTGGTCTGAATACAGCATATCAGAAGCACTATCTTTGAGTGTCTTTTTTTGGCCAAACCCCTTTCGGGGAACGGCACTACATTGACAAATCCCGACCTTTATTCACCTTGTTAAAGAGTACTAAAGATAAAGTAGTTAACACTGCCAGAATTGCGGCAAGAGCGGCTGCTACACCGTAATTCCCCCGTAGAACCTGGGTGTAAACTTCTACCGTCAAAGTTCTTGTTTTTCCGGTATACAGTAAAATAGCAGAAGCCAATTCTGAAATCATAGTTATCCACGATAAAATAGCTCCGGAAATAATACCGGCTGACATCATTGGGATGGTAATTTTCCAAAATGTTTTTACATTACTGGCTCCTAAAGAAAGAGCTGCTTCTTCAATTGATATTGGTATTTGCTGCAAGGTTGCGACACTCGAACGGATTGTATACGGTAAGCGTCTGATAATAAGCGCAATGACCATAATTGTCATACTACCTGTTAAAACCATTGGCGGTCGGCTGAATGTGTTTGCTAATGCAATACCAACAACAATACCGGGAACAATATAAGGGATCATAGAAACCGTATCGATTGCTGCAGTAATTTTTGAACGTTTTCTCACTACCAAATAAGCGATAAATACGGCAAAAATTAAAACAAAGGTTAATGATATCAAGGGAATAATAAGAGTATTTCTGATAGCATTTCCCATTTTGGAAAAAGCTATAACATAATTATTTAATGAATAGCCACTGGTGAATACAGTACCGTTAACATTCCTGAAGGATGTATAAATAACATATGCCTGGGGTGCTATAGAAAGTGTAATTAACAAATATGCATAAATATGTATTAAAGAATTTTTAATACCTCCAATTTTTACAGGTCTTATCTTATTAATACTATTCATTGTAAAAGCATGTTTATTAGCAATACGTTTCTGAACTAAAAAGATAATTAAGGTAACAATAATTGCAATTATGGCAATGCTCGCCGCAAAACCATTATTTCCACCTAACTCCGACATGTAAGCATCATAAATAGTAACAGGGAATGTACGATACCCTTCACCAATTAACATGGGAGTACCAAAATCGCTAAAACATCTCATAAATACAAGTAATGCTCCAGCTAAAACAGTTGGAAAAATCAACGGAACAATAACCTTAAAAAATCTTTTTACTCCGGAACAACCTAAGTTCTCCGATGCTTCGAGCAATGAGTTATCTACATTTGAAAAGGCTCCTGAAACGTAGAGAAAAATAAGCGGATAGAGCTGTAATGACAATACAAGTAAAATACCCTTAAAACCATAAATATCTGGCATTTCAACGCCGAATAGACCTTCAAAAAATTTCGTGACCACTCCGTTTCTTCCCAATAATAAGATCCAGGAATAAGCACCGACAAAAGGGGCGGACATACTCGATAAAATAACCAGAATTCTAAGAGTTTTTGCACCCCTAATTTTAAATCGCGCAAAAAAATATGCCAGAGTGGTACCTAAAGCTACAGCAATAAATGTAACTAGAACAGTAACCTTAAAGGAATTAAACAAAGTCGAATAATAATATTTTTTTCCAAAAAACCTTTGGAAGTTTTCTAAAGTA contains these protein-coding regions:
- a CDS encoding transposase, with translation MKSLFYVGMDVHKDSISIAVLRDNNKNVEFERQIRNEPARIKKFFNKYKDESLICCYEAGPTGFALYRQLEEMNITCYVAAPSLLPRKPGDRIKTDKRDALMLAKVLRNQEIVSVYVPSTSDEAKIDLLKDKIDEIAAEARYVEKVSKLRCFKGIDTLTALTFIAEIGDFRRFRKAQNFMSYLGLVPSERSSGNQRRLGSITKAGNSRLRKLLIESSWHYKHYGPSKTLKMRRKGQDCEIVAYADKAGWRLNKKFKKLNYRGKVSQKIVTAIARKLSGFIWGMMLGNTDSITAAQ
- a CDS encoding BrnT family toxin, producing the protein MGKLFNWNDNKNAHLIKERSISFEEVVFCIQNGGILDKVEHPNKEKYPNQNIYVVLVNDYVYLVPYVENDDEIFLKTIIPSRKAKKQYLGGSE
- a CDS encoding Lrp/AsnC family transcriptional regulator; translation: MSYFELDKTDISILHILQENGKLTAIDIGEKVGLSPSPCARRIRHLYSDGYITGVHASLNLKKLGIGVQVIAQIRLSRHSETIVESFESAVENMPEVTDCFTVSGDFDYMLRVICLDNEAYEKWVRRLQKLDLINTIDSRFVIRSVKESGPILLTK
- a CDS encoding aminotransferase class I/II-fold pyridoxal phosphate-dependent enzyme; this encodes METKRFTDPATAIQRLKQFGEFGGVNPSITDSATYTFLDEKTMIDAFNGDAAGCFLYSRHWNPSNKYLAEALAAMEGTESAWVTASGMAAITTSILQLVNSGDHIITSVTTYGGTYAFLANYLKKFNIEVTFVNISDLESIRKSVKENTKLIYTESMTNPMLQVSNIPELSKIAKSNGIKLVVDNTFTPMILSPFILGADIVVYSMTKFINGKNDAVAGAICASEDFINEISNVNDGTAMLLGPVLDPLRSSNILKNINTLHIRMQKHSENAKYLAHRFKEIGLKSNYPGLPEHPDHGLLTSMMNMDFGYGGMIAIDLETPERAAPFLEMMQERGVGYHAVSLGYFKTLFSNSGRSTSSEVPQVLQDEMGLSPGLIRFSVGLDHDIEATYKLIKSCLDDLGLV
- a CDS encoding iron ABC transporter permease, producing the protein MKIKKQKINLWSSSTLSLLILYTIFLILPLVMLLSESFLDRDTGQFTLENFQRFFGKKYYYSTLFNSFKVTVLVTFIAVALGTTLAYFFARFKIRGAKTLRILVILSSMSAPFVGAYSWILLLGRNGVVTKFFEGLFGVEMPDIYGFKGILLVLSLQLYPLIFLYVSGAFSNVDNSLLEASENLGCSGVKRFFKVIVPLIFPTVLAGALLVFMRCFSDFGTPMLIGEGYRTFPVTIYDAYMSELGGNNGFAASIAIIAIIVTLIIFLVQKRIANKHAFTMNSINKIRPVKIGGIKNSLIHIYAYLLITLSIAPQAYVIYTSFRNVNGTVFTSGYSLNNYVIAFSKMGNAIRNTLIIPLISLTFVLIFAVFIAYLVVRKRSKITAAIDTVSMIPYIVPGIVVGIALANTFSRPPMVLTGSMTIMVIALIIRRLPYTIRSSVATLQQIPISIEEAALSLGASNVKTFWKITIPMMSAGIISGAILSWITMISELASAILLYTGKTRTLTVEVYTQVLRGNYGVAAALAAILAVLTTLSLVLFNKVNKGRDLSM